From one Streptomyces sp. R41 genomic stretch:
- a CDS encoding rhomboid-like protein, with protein sequence MRIDGGLHRVWRYVCGAPGTYAWLGILFVTTVAVHQMSPEFEEQFLRQRSTNIHELSNNPVRVLIASAMWIDGGHWVPYAVLYTVFHATAERWLGTARWLLVCVAAHVLASLISEGALLLAIRHGVVPHSAVNTLDIGVSYALAGVIAVLTYRIASPWRYPYLAVVLVVYGVPLATGRTFTDLGHFIAVLIGLACYPLVRGRGKARNPKETVAALRG encoded by the coding sequence ATGCGAATTGACGGGGGCCTCCACAGGGTGTGGAGGTACGTGTGCGGCGCCCCCGGTACCTACGCCTGGCTGGGGATCCTCTTCGTCACCACGGTGGCCGTACACCAGATGTCGCCGGAGTTCGAGGAACAGTTCCTGCGGCAGCGCTCGACCAACATCCACGAGCTGTCGAACAACCCCGTGCGGGTGCTGATCGCCAGTGCCATGTGGATCGACGGCGGGCACTGGGTGCCGTACGCCGTCCTCTACACCGTTTTCCACGCCACGGCCGAGCGCTGGCTGGGCACCGCGCGCTGGCTGCTGGTGTGCGTGGCCGCGCACGTGCTGGCCTCGCTCATCAGCGAGGGGGCGCTGTTGCTGGCCATCCGGCACGGGGTGGTGCCGCACTCGGCGGTCAACACGCTGGACATCGGGGTGAGTTACGCGCTGGCCGGGGTGATCGCGGTGCTCACCTACCGGATCGCGTCGCCGTGGCGGTATCCGTATCTGGCGGTCGTTCTCGTCGTGTACGGGGTGCCGCTCGCGACCGGTCGCACCTTCACCGATCTCGGACATTTCATCGCGGTGCTGATCGGTCTGGCCTGCTATCCGCTGGTCAGGGGTCGCGGAAAAGCACGGAATCCGAAGGAGACAGTGGCCGCTCTCAGGGGTTAA
- a CDS encoding aminoglycoside phosphotransferase family protein, translating into MSRFTHAIRVPYVIDIPDELAASQLTFNGEAGRAFIAALPERAADFLDRWELRLDGPSMHGVTALVLPVRRPGGTPAVLKLQLLDEESEGEPVALRVWDGDGAVRLLEHDSATGTMLLERLDPARMLSHVPDTREAVLVIARLLAHLTSVPAPRGMRRLGDIARAMLEQLPWALERVPDPDARRLLADCAAAEREVVAEPGDRLLHWDLHYENVLASDRAPWLAIDPKPLAGDPGFDLCPALDNRFDADEIRWRFDAMTDVMGLDRQRARAWTLARVLQNSLWEIEDGRPLEAQQLEIARRLRDSPS; encoded by the coding sequence ATGAGCCGATTCACCCACGCCATTAGGGTCCCATATGTGATCGACATTCCGGATGAGTTGGCCGCCTCTCAGCTCACATTCAACGGAGAGGCAGGTCGCGCGTTCATCGCCGCGCTCCCGGAGCGGGCCGCGGACTTCCTCGACCGCTGGGAGCTGCGCCTCGACGGCCCCTCCATGCACGGGGTGACGGCCCTGGTCCTGCCCGTGCGCCGCCCCGGCGGAACTCCGGCCGTCCTCAAGCTCCAGCTCCTCGACGAGGAGAGCGAGGGCGAGCCGGTCGCCTTGCGCGTCTGGGACGGCGACGGAGCGGTACGGCTCCTCGAACACGACTCGGCCACCGGCACCATGCTCCTGGAACGCCTCGACCCGGCCCGCATGCTGTCGCACGTGCCCGACACCCGCGAGGCCGTCCTGGTCATCGCCCGCCTGCTGGCCCACCTCACCTCCGTACCGGCACCGCGGGGCATGCGGCGGCTCGGCGACATCGCGCGGGCGATGCTGGAGCAGCTGCCGTGGGCGCTGGAGCGGGTCCCGGACCCCGACGCCCGCCGCCTCCTCGCCGACTGCGCGGCCGCCGAACGCGAGGTCGTCGCCGAACCGGGCGACCGCCTCCTGCACTGGGACCTCCACTACGAGAACGTCCTCGCCTCCGACCGCGCCCCGTGGCTCGCCATCGACCCGAAGCCGCTGGCCGGCGACCCCGGCTTCGACCTGTGCCCCGCCCTCGACAACCGCTTCGACGCGGACGAGATCCGCTGGCGCTTCGACGCGATGACGGACGTGATGGGACTGGACCGGCAGCGGGCCCGGGCCTGGACCCTCGCCCGCGTCCTGCAGAACTCCCTCTGGGAGATCGAGGACGGCCGCCCCCTGGAGGCCCAGCAGCTGGAGATCGCCCGCCGACTCCGCGACAGCCCCAGCTAG
- a CDS encoding N-acetyltransferase family protein — protein MIRTATPADIPVIHALVRELAEYEKVLEEARATPEQLREALFGEHPAAYAHIAVDDTTGEPVGFALWFLNFSTWRGVHGIYLEDLYVRPQARGAGHGKALLTELARICVEHGYQRLEWAVLNWNRPSIDFYESLGARPQDEWTVYRLTDGALRALGDGPRADL, from the coding sequence ATGATTCGCACCGCGACCCCCGCCGACATCCCCGTCATCCACGCCCTCGTCCGTGAACTGGCCGAGTACGAGAAGGTCCTGGAGGAGGCGAGGGCGACACCGGAGCAGCTGCGCGAGGCGCTTTTCGGCGAGCACCCGGCGGCGTACGCGCACATAGCGGTGGACGACACGACGGGCGAGCCGGTCGGCTTCGCCCTGTGGTTCCTGAACTTCTCGACCTGGCGCGGCGTCCACGGCATCTACCTGGAAGACCTGTACGTACGCCCCCAGGCGCGCGGCGCCGGGCACGGCAAGGCGCTGCTGACGGAGCTGGCGCGGATCTGCGTGGAACACGGCTACCAGCGCCTGGAGTGGGCCGTCCTGAACTGGAACCGCCCGTCGATCGACTTCTACGAATCGCTGGGCGCCCGTCCGCAGGACGAGTGGACGGTGTACCGGCTGACGGACGGGGCGCTGCGGGCGCTGGGTGACGGGCCCCGAGCGGATCTCTGA
- a CDS encoding condensation domain-containing protein, with translation MRMTDIQRCEVRPGRLVEWALSPATVTAAAGLPEDPRPPAYVQESHIRTARSVREDGLFVPTWLGTAFDIPGRVDLDALQDALRSWTLRHETLRSGFRWEGDEMHRFTLDPEAVSLHREVVGDFPDAAQLVQHLQDRFDDAANALTWPNFLYAAVIRDDGTSVYIGFDHSNVDAYSIQRMPAEIHELYAAAAEGRPVEETPVGSYVDFCEIERADADRIDGTHAIVGRWREFIRRCNGKLPNFPVELGLEPGGPLPTQKLMREMLVDADAAAAFESYCRPVGGSLVGILAATSLIVHEIGGQPVYRAVVPFHTRVKSKWSDSVGWYVGGAPIEVPIDQAPDFAGALTTVRAELQANRSLARMPLARVLRLLGADFRPTSPDLYSIVSYVDARGIPGSERWAELTAYGLVRVSYGDQVCVWLNRLHEGLWFTCRYPDTDIAYKNMRLYVERLRDVILTVAREQRARELAPHDLAG, from the coding sequence GTGCGAATGACCGACATCCAGCGTTGCGAGGTCCGGCCCGGACGGCTCGTCGAGTGGGCGCTCAGTCCGGCGACCGTCACGGCGGCGGCGGGCCTTCCGGAGGACCCCCGGCCGCCGGCGTACGTCCAGGAGTCGCACATCAGGACCGCCCGATCCGTGCGGGAGGACGGCCTGTTCGTGCCGACCTGGCTCGGTACGGCATTCGACATCCCGGGCAGGGTCGACCTCGACGCACTGCAGGACGCGCTGCGCAGCTGGACGCTCCGGCACGAGACGCTGCGCAGCGGCTTCCGCTGGGAGGGCGACGAGATGCACCGGTTCACGCTCGACCCCGAGGCCGTGTCGCTCCACCGCGAGGTGGTCGGCGACTTCCCCGACGCGGCGCAACTCGTCCAGCACCTCCAGGACCGCTTCGACGACGCCGCGAACGCGCTGACCTGGCCCAACTTCCTTTACGCGGCGGTCATCAGGGACGACGGCACCAGCGTGTACATTGGCTTCGATCACAGTAACGTCGACGCCTACTCCATCCAGCGCATGCCCGCCGAGATCCACGAGCTCTACGCGGCAGCCGCCGAGGGCCGCCCTGTGGAGGAGACGCCGGTCGGCAGTTACGTCGACTTCTGCGAGATCGAGCGGGCGGACGCGGACCGGATCGACGGCACCCACGCGATCGTCGGCCGCTGGCGGGAGTTCATCCGGCGGTGCAACGGCAAGCTGCCCAACTTCCCCGTCGAACTCGGTCTGGAGCCCGGCGGCCCCCTGCCCACGCAGAAGCTCATGCGCGAGATGCTCGTCGACGCGGACGCCGCCGCGGCGTTCGAGTCGTACTGCCGGCCCGTCGGTGGCAGCCTCGTCGGCATCCTGGCCGCCACCAGCCTCATCGTCCACGAGATCGGCGGACAGCCCGTCTATCGCGCCGTCGTGCCGTTCCACACCCGGGTGAAGTCCAAGTGGTCCGACTCGGTGGGCTGGTACGTCGGCGGCGCGCCGATCGAGGTCCCCATCGACCAGGCACCCGATTTCGCCGGCGCCCTGACAACCGTGCGTGCCGAGCTGCAGGCCAACAGGTCGCTGGCACGCATGCCCCTCGCCCGAGTACTGCGCCTGCTCGGCGCGGACTTCCGCCCGACCTCGCCCGACCTGTACTCGATCGTCTCGTACGTCGACGCGCGAGGCATCCCCGGGTCGGAGCGCTGGGCCGAGCTGACGGCTTACGGACTCGTCAGGGTGTCCTACGGCGACCAGGTGTGCGTCTGGCTCAACCGACTCCACGAGGGCCTGTGGTTCACCTGCCGCTACCCCGACACCGACATCGCGTACAAGAACATGCGGCTGTACGTCGAGCGGCTGCGGGACGTCATCCTCACAGTGGCCCGCGAACAACGCGCCCGCGAACTCGCACCACACGATCTTGCCGGGTGA
- a CDS encoding ABC transporter ATP-binding protein, with protein sequence MATVSFNKATRIYPGGDKPAVDQLELDVADGEFLVLVGPSGCGKSTSLRMLAGLEDVNAGSIHIGDRDVTHLPPKDRDIAMVFQNYALYPHMTVADNMGFALKIAGVPKAEIRQKVEDAAKILDLTEYLGRKPKALSGGQRQRVAMGRAIVREPQVFLMDEPLSNLDAKLRVSTRTQIASLQRRLGITTVYVTHDQVEAMTMGDRVAVLKDGLLQQVDSPRNMYDRPANLFVAGFIGSPAMNLVEVPITDGGVKFGNSVVPVNREALKAAADKGDRTVTVGVRPEHFDIVEQNGGAAKTLSKESEDAPAGLAVSVNVVEELGADGYVYGSAKVGDELKDLVVRVSGRAVPEKGATLHVVPRPGETHVFSTSTGERLSD encoded by the coding sequence ATGGCCACTGTCTCGTTCAACAAGGCGACCCGCATCTACCCGGGTGGCGACAAGCCCGCCGTCGACCAGCTCGAGCTCGACGTCGCGGACGGCGAGTTCCTCGTCCTCGTCGGTCCCTCCGGCTGCGGAAAGTCCACCTCCCTGCGCATGCTCGCGGGTCTCGAGGACGTCAACGCCGGCTCGATCCACATCGGTGACCGCGACGTCACGCACCTGCCGCCCAAGGACCGGGACATCGCCATGGTGTTCCAGAACTACGCGCTCTACCCGCACATGACGGTCGCCGACAACATGGGCTTCGCGCTCAAGATCGCCGGTGTCCCGAAGGCCGAGATCCGCCAGAAGGTCGAGGACGCGGCGAAGATCCTCGACCTCACCGAGTACCTCGGCCGCAAGCCGAAGGCGCTCTCCGGCGGTCAGCGCCAGCGTGTCGCGATGGGCCGCGCCATCGTGCGTGAGCCCCAGGTCTTCCTCATGGACGAGCCGCTGTCGAACCTCGACGCCAAGCTCCGCGTCTCGACCCGTACGCAGATCGCCTCGCTGCAGCGCCGCCTCGGCATCACCACCGTGTACGTCACCCACGACCAGGTCGAGGCCATGACCATGGGCGACCGCGTGGCCGTACTCAAGGACGGTCTGCTCCAGCAGGTCGACTCGCCGCGCAACATGTACGACCGCCCGGCGAACCTGTTCGTCGCCGGCTTCATCGGCTCCCCTGCGATGAACCTCGTCGAGGTCCCGATCACCGACGGCGGCGTGAAGTTCGGCAACAGCGTCGTCCCGGTCAACCGTGAGGCCCTCAAGGCCGCCGCCGACAAGGGCGACCGCACGGTCACCGTCGGCGTCCGTCCCGAGCACTTCGACATCGTCGAGCAGAACGGCGGCGCCGCGAAGACCCTCTCCAAGGAGAGCGAGGACGCCCCGGCCGGCCTCGCCGTGTCCGTGAACGTCGTCGAGGAGCTCGGCGCCGACGGCTACGTCTACGGCAGCGCGAAGGTCGGCGACGAGCTCAAGGACCTCGTCGTGCGCGTCAGCGGCCGCGCGGTCCCGGAGAAGGGCGCCACGCTGCACGTCGTGCCGCGTCCGGGCGAGACCCACGTGTTCTCGACCTCGACGGGCGAGCGCCTCTCCGACTGA
- a CDS encoding NDP-sugar synthase produces MTDPNAASRPVQAVVLAGGQGSRLRPYTDDRPKPMVEIPGTGTPIIGHQLTWLAEEGVTDVVVSCGHLAEVLQSWLESADLPVNVTTVVETEPLGRGGGLKYAAAHLPHPDQPWYATNGDIWTRFSLRDMADFHTERDAAATLALARPRIPWGAVKTDGFGRVTDFIESPPTTYEINAGVYVFSAEFADMLPERGDHERTTFPRLARERRLAGFPIPQGAYWRAIDTAKDLQEAAKELAALGR; encoded by the coding sequence ATGACCGATCCGAACGCCGCGTCGCGCCCCGTTCAAGCCGTTGTCCTGGCAGGCGGCCAGGGCTCCCGGCTGCGGCCGTACACCGACGACCGGCCCAAGCCGATGGTCGAGATTCCCGGCACCGGGACCCCGATCATCGGCCACCAGCTGACCTGGCTCGCCGAAGAGGGCGTGACCGACGTCGTGGTCTCCTGCGGCCACCTCGCCGAGGTCCTCCAGAGCTGGCTGGAGTCGGCCGACCTGCCCGTCAACGTCACGACAGTCGTCGAGACGGAGCCCCTCGGCCGCGGCGGCGGCCTCAAGTACGCCGCCGCGCATCTCCCGCACCCCGACCAGCCGTGGTACGCGACGAACGGCGACATCTGGACCCGTTTCTCGCTGCGCGACATGGCGGACTTCCACACCGAGCGCGACGCGGCCGCGACCCTCGCGCTCGCCCGCCCCCGCATCCCGTGGGGCGCCGTCAAGACGGACGGCTTCGGGCGCGTGACGGACTTCATCGAGTCCCCGCCGACCACGTACGAGATCAACGCGGGCGTCTACGTCTTCTCCGCCGAGTTCGCGGACATGCTCCCGGAGCGCGGCGACCACGAGCGCACCACGTTCCCCCGGCTGGCCCGCGAACGCCGCCTGGCCGGCTTCCCGATCCCCCAGGGCGCGTACTGGCGCGCCATCGACACGGCGAAAGACCTGCAGGAAGCCGCGAAGGAGCTCGCGGCACTGGGGCGTTAG
- a CDS encoding DoxX family protein: MSVDTRTPRTPTGDRSSGFDDAPALSMVKVPSDPAQVIVNHASFRVQLNTAPRTQSLRIARYLSSTDDTARIPVVRASGRAGAAGPVAGARRRAPVVWSGKSAPDDTGAHRLLQAVSRTSQRHGSADPVGDAGATQVIPRIEEHRDYGGDLTVGTPLVGGQRTHPQALDSARAGGTPLSGETRLLPHMRTVGSAYDEPAYTDAYDEPAYADGEFADEAFEEDEYGDGEAPGKRHGAEPVRHAYYPGRRMNLGVVLLPLRVFLGFISIYAGMGKLCDPVYFDGGKRGSMVKWLNTLHPWEVAEPLRQFALQHPVGAGLVIAFFQVIVGVLTVLGLWQRVAAVVGAMLSAALIVTVSWKTVPAYDAPDIIYLAAWSPLIIAGAPVYSVDGRLASEAWRRLGPRADIWELRHRVLRRGALVSAIVVGLTLLIGSLLGGAVRDADRVVVPGPGEAPRNELPGSQLPETPGERHHKAGPSASEAPTQGSSSSPSGAATTPGAVRETGTVSSGPSQTAGSGQAPPQQSAPGNQAPTTSAGPTSTGGTSSGGSTGGSGGSGSGGSSGQPGLVGGLLG, translated from the coding sequence ATGAGTGTGGACACCAGAACACCCCGCACACCCACGGGGGACCGCTCGTCGGGATTCGACGACGCTCCCGCGCTGAGCATGGTGAAGGTGCCGAGCGATCCGGCGCAGGTCATCGTCAATCATGCGAGCTTCCGCGTGCAGCTCAATACCGCTCCGCGGACCCAATCCCTGCGCATCGCACGGTACTTGAGCTCCACCGACGACACCGCGCGGATCCCCGTCGTCCGTGCGTCGGGCAGAGCGGGCGCGGCCGGACCGGTCGCCGGAGCCCGCCGCCGCGCCCCCGTCGTGTGGAGCGGGAAGTCTGCGCCGGACGACACCGGCGCCCACCGGTTGCTGCAGGCCGTGAGTCGCACCAGCCAGCGGCACGGCTCGGCCGACCCGGTGGGCGACGCCGGCGCGACCCAGGTCATCCCGCGCATCGAGGAACACCGTGACTACGGCGGTGATCTGACGGTCGGGACGCCCCTCGTCGGCGGCCAGCGCACGCATCCCCAAGCTCTCGACTCCGCTCGAGCAGGGGGGACCCCCCTCTCCGGCGAGACCCGCCTGTTGCCGCACATGCGCACGGTGGGCAGCGCGTACGACGAACCGGCCTACACGGACGCGTACGACGAACCGGCCTACGCGGACGGGGAGTTCGCGGACGAGGCCTTCGAGGAGGACGAGTACGGGGACGGCGAGGCGCCGGGCAAGCGCCATGGCGCGGAACCTGTCCGGCACGCCTACTACCCCGGTCGCCGGATGAACCTCGGCGTCGTGCTGCTCCCGCTGCGCGTCTTCCTCGGGTTCATCTCCATCTACGCCGGTATGGGCAAGCTCTGCGACCCCGTCTACTTCGACGGCGGCAAGCGCGGCTCCATGGTGAAGTGGCTGAACACCCTGCATCCCTGGGAAGTAGCCGAGCCGCTGCGGCAGTTCGCGCTCCAGCACCCCGTCGGCGCCGGGCTCGTCATCGCCTTCTTCCAGGTCATCGTGGGCGTCCTCACGGTGCTCGGCCTGTGGCAGCGGGTCGCCGCCGTCGTCGGCGCGATGCTGTCGGCCGCGCTCATCGTCACCGTCAGCTGGAAGACCGTTCCCGCGTACGACGCGCCCGACATCATCTACCTCGCCGCCTGGTCCCCGTTGATCATCGCGGGCGCCCCCGTCTACTCCGTCGACGGACGCCTGGCGAGCGAGGCCTGGCGCAGGCTCGGGCCGCGCGCCGACATCTGGGAGCTGCGGCACCGAGTGCTGCGCCGCGGCGCGCTCGTCTCGGCCATCGTCGTGGGCCTCACGCTGCTCATCGGCTCGCTCCTCGGCGGCGCCGTCCGCGACGCCGACCGCGTGGTCGTCCCCGGCCCCGGCGAGGCCCCGCGCAACGAACTGCCCGGCTCCCAGCTCCCCGAGACGCCCGGCGAGCGCCACCACAAGGCCGGTCCGTCGGCCTCCGAGGCACCCACCCAGGGCAGCTCCTCGTCCCCGTCGGGCGCGGCCACCACGCCGGGCGCGGTCCGTGAGACCGGCACGGTCAGCAGCGGGCCCAGCCAGACGGCCGGCAGCGGCCAGGCCCCGCCCCAGCAGTCCGCACCGGGGAACCAGGCCCCGACCACCAGCGCGGGCCCGACGTCCACCGGTGGCACGTCGAGCGGCGGCTCGACGGGCGGCTCCGGCGGCTCGGGCAGCGGCGGCTCCTCCGGGCAGCCGGGGCTGGTGGGTGGCCTGTTGGGGTAG
- the rlmB gene encoding 23S rRNA (guanosine(2251)-2'-O)-methyltransferase RlmB has product MAANNRRMSGKKGAQVGSGGQRRRGLEGKGPTPPAEMRKGHKKNRIASAKAKQTARRPAPRGRGGKGTSEMVVGRNPVVEALREGVPATMLYVQQFIDNDERVREALQLAAERGGIHLMEAPRPELDRMTNGLNHQGLVLQVPPYEYAHPEDLVNAAFDEGQDPLIVALDGVTDPRNLGAVVRSVSAFGGHGVLVPERRAAGMTAGAWKTSAGTAARTPVARATNLTRALEAYKKSGIAVVGLAADGEVEVGQLEALEGPVVIVVGSEGKGLSRLVGETCDFRVRIPMPGGAESLNAGVAAGVVLYEASRRRA; this is encoded by the coding sequence ATGGCCGCTAACAACCGCCGCATGTCCGGCAAGAAGGGCGCGCAGGTCGGCAGTGGCGGCCAGCGGCGCCGGGGCCTGGAAGGCAAGGGCCCCACCCCGCCCGCCGAGATGCGCAAGGGGCACAAGAAGAACCGCATCGCCAGCGCCAAGGCCAAGCAGACCGCGCGCCGTCCCGCGCCGCGCGGGCGTGGCGGCAAGGGCACGTCCGAGATGGTCGTCGGGCGCAACCCCGTCGTGGAGGCGCTGCGCGAGGGCGTGCCCGCGACGATGCTGTACGTGCAGCAGTTCATCGACAACGACGAGCGGGTGCGGGAAGCCCTACAGCTCGCCGCGGAGCGCGGCGGCATCCACCTCATGGAGGCGCCGCGTCCCGAGCTCGACCGCATGACCAACGGGCTCAACCACCAGGGTCTCGTCCTCCAGGTCCCGCCGTACGAGTACGCGCACCCCGAGGACCTCGTGAACGCCGCGTTCGACGAGGGCCAGGACCCGCTGATCGTCGCCCTCGACGGCGTGACCGACCCGCGCAACCTCGGTGCCGTCGTCCGGTCCGTCTCCGCCTTCGGCGGGCATGGTGTCCTCGTGCCCGAGCGGCGCGCGGCCGGCATGACCGCCGGCGCCTGGAAGACGTCGGCCGGCACCGCGGCCCGTACGCCGGTCGCCCGCGCCACCAATCTGACGCGCGCCCTGGAGGCGTACAAGAAGTCCGGGATCGCCGTGGTCGGCCTCGCCGCCGACGGTGAGGTGGAGGTCGGCCAGCTGGAGGCCCTGGAGGGTCCGGTCGTCATCGTCGTCGGGAGCGAGGGCAAGGGGCTGTCGCGGCTCGTCGGTGAGACCTGTGACTTCCGGGTGCGGATTCCCATGCCGGGTGGCGCGGAGTCGCTGAATGCCGGTGTCGCTGCGGGAGTTGTGCTGTACGAGGCTTCGCGGCGCCGAGCCTGA